One Bacillota bacterium LX-D genomic region harbors:
- a CDS encoding bifunctional (p)ppGpp synthetase/guanosine-3',5'-bis(diphosphate) 3'-pyrophosphohydrolase, translated as MTLEDLENEVLSYYPSVNINLIRKAFYYASKAHEGQKRKSGEAYIIHPLAVAIILAQLHLDVSTIIAGLLHDVVEDTNATLAEISDTFGPEIAMLVDGVTKLSRIEYKSKEEQQVESLRKMFLAMAKDIRVILIKLADRLHNMRTLKHQAEAKQKEIAEETLEIFAPLAHRLGIFRLKWELEDLALRYLAPEKYYELVQNISMKRQEREAYINQVIKILEDKLKVMGIKVDIQGRPKHFYSIYNKMVKQGKELSEIYDLIAVRVIVDNVKDCYGVLGIVHTLWKPIPGRFKDYIAMPKPNMYQSLHTTVIGPMGEPFEVQIRTWEMHRTSEYGIAAHWRYKEGKTGDKDFDQKLSWLRQLLEWQRDLGDAREFVDTLKTDLFSDRVYVFTPKGDVVELPAGSIPIDFAYRVHTAVGHNCVGAKINGRIVPLDYQLKTGDIIEILTSKSSRPSRDWLKLVQTSQAKNRIRQWFKKENREENIAKGRELLEKEAKKQGLDVELLKQSNLQEVAKKFNLNIDDLYASLCDTGGPTSLQVITKLKELSLNKSEKEKGQEQLAIAVKDWQGYSKPSQGIRVKGVENIMVRLSKCCNPLPGDPIFGYITRGRGVSIHRQDCPNIVHHQENEHERIIEVAWDTETEAVYQVQIEAVAIDRPRLTMDIIATIADTKTKINAVNARSTKNNLATINLKIQIRSLDHLYFIMDKVKKVADVLEVKRITPHSQ; from the coding sequence ATGACCTTGGAGGATTTAGAAAACGAGGTATTATCTTATTACCCGTCTGTAAACATTAATTTAATAAGAAAAGCCTTTTATTATGCTTCCAAGGCACATGAAGGCCAAAAGCGTAAATCTGGCGAGGCATATATTATTCACCCCTTAGCAGTAGCTATTATCTTAGCTCAGCTTCATTTAGATGTGTCTACAATTATAGCTGGTCTTCTACATGATGTGGTAGAGGATACAAATGCTACCCTTGCAGAAATATCTGATACTTTTGGGCCAGAGATTGCTATGCTAGTCGATGGTGTGACTAAGTTGTCGAGAATAGAATATAAATCTAAAGAAGAGCAGCAAGTAGAAAGTTTACGCAAAATGTTTTTAGCTATGGCTAAAGATATTAGAGTGATTCTTATTAAATTGGCTGACCGTTTGCATAATATGCGGACATTAAAACATCAGGCAGAAGCAAAACAAAAAGAAATAGCTGAAGAAACACTGGAGATATTTGCTCCTTTGGCTCATCGATTAGGTATATTTAGGCTTAAATGGGAGCTGGAAGACTTAGCTTTACGTTATTTAGCCCCGGAAAAATATTATGAGCTTGTTCAAAATATATCAATGAAGCGCCAGGAAAGAGAAGCCTACATTAATCAGGTAATTAAAATACTTGAAGATAAACTTAAAGTAATGGGAATTAAGGTTGATATTCAAGGACGCCCTAAACATTTTTATAGTATCTATAATAAAATGGTAAAACAAGGTAAGGAACTTAGTGAAATATACGATTTGATTGCCGTTAGAGTAATTGTTGATAATGTGAAAGATTGTTATGGTGTCCTAGGAATTGTGCATACACTTTGGAAGCCAATCCCTGGCAGGTTTAAAGATTACATTGCAATGCCAAAGCCAAACATGTATCAGTCCCTGCATACAACTGTCATTGGGCCTATGGGTGAACCTTTTGAAGTTCAAATTCGTACTTGGGAAATGCATCGAACATCTGAGTATGGAATTGCAGCTCACTGGAGATATAAGGAAGGTAAAACAGGCGATAAGGATTTTGATCAAAAACTTTCTTGGCTTAGACAACTTTTAGAGTGGCAAAGAGATTTGGGAGATGCTAGGGAATTTGTTGATACATTAAAAACAGACCTTTTTTCAGATAGAGTATATGTGTTCACTCCCAAGGGAGATGTTGTAGAGTTGCCTGCCGGGTCAATACCAATTGATTTTGCTTATCGGGTACACACTGCTGTAGGCCATAATTGTGTAGGTGCTAAAATCAATGGAAGGATAGTGCCCTTAGATTATCAGCTGAAAACTGGAGATATTATTGAAATATTAACCTCAAAAAGTAGTCGGCCAAGCAGAGACTGGCTTAAGCTAGTTCAAACTTCTCAAGCTAAAAATCGTATTCGCCAATGGTTTAAAAAAGAAAATAGAGAGGAAAATATTGCTAAGGGACGTGAATTATTAGAGAAAGAAGCAAAAAAACAAGGTTTAGATGTGGAACTGTTAAAGCAAAGCAATTTACAAGAAGTTGCAAAGAAGTTTAATTTAAACATAGATGATTTATATGCTTCTTTATGTGATACCGGTGGTCCTACATCCTTACAAGTTATTACTAAATTAAAAGAACTATCGTTAAATAAAAGCGAAAAAGAAAAGGGACAAGAGCAATTAGCAATTGCAGTAAAGGATTGGCAAGGATACAGTAAACCTTCTCAAGGGATAAGGGTTAAGGGCGTAGAAAATATTATGGTTCGTTTATCAAAGTGTTGTAATCCTTTACCTGGTGATCCTATTTTTGGTTATATTACTAGAGGCAGAGGTGTATCCATTCACCGCCAAGATTGCCCTAATATTGTACACCATCAAGAAAATGAACATGAGCGAATTATTGAGGTTGCCTGGGATACGGAAACAGAAGCAGTATACCAAGTACAAATAGAGGCCGTAGCTATTGATCGCCCGAGATTAACTATGGATATAATTGCCACAATCGCAGATACTAAAACAAAAATCAACGCCGTTAATGCTAGATCCACAAAGAATAATTTAGCTACAATTAATTTAAAAATTCAAATCAGGAGTTTGGATCATCTTTATTTCATAATGGATAAGGTGAAAAAAGTAGCAGATGTTCTAGAAGTAAAAAGGATTACACCTCATAGCCAATAG
- the recJ gene encoding single-stranded-DNA-specific exonuclease RecJ, whose product MFLIPKEWEFVEPDGDLCKHLSHELNIPSIVAQILINRGIKTIAEAQKLFYPAFTDLTTPDQLPDMQKAVKRINTAIKQRKRIIVYGDYDVDGITSTALMVTTLHSLGGNVDYYIPNRLKEGYGLNTTALQKIKNAKADLVITVDCGITSIDEVDFAKKIGLDIIITDHHEPGSEIPSAFAVINPKLSNVDSIQHLAGVGVAFKLSQALYMSVDLSPNVNSDCFAESILDLATLGTIADLVPLTGDNRIIVKYGLPLLSSSKRPGLRALIEVVGLIGKKITTNQVAFNLAPKLNAAGRLGSAEPALELLLTESEQRAKELAVKLNRKNEERQLIESQIYNEACSKIEEEVDFSKHKVIVLASPFWHQGIIGIVASKIVERFYRPVILLSIEGDKARGSGRSIKGFDLYNALKFCEDFLLKYGGHNQAAGMSLMVRDIRAFTNAINKYAEEKITEEMLQPILKIDSSISLEDIDYGLFEHLEKLAPFGFGNPEPVLCCSQVQLGNWKRVGKNNNHLKTKVFQNNKEFDAIGFNLAAKINNFDSHIKMSTDIAFVLEQNEWNGNINLQLNLKDLEIINNNCGFYSILGRNYQNLLDRLLKSMQNSDFFIIKTPLRRMNTGYYDFFESFLQNKGLLTMSIDSRHFSLEHDYSKYKVIFMTNVFWQKYGAYFYNSNSRIIDLNDILECDLKAANVIDSRGINKLTMLEKLFLTGRSLIVYLNYKKNALELENYFTQRYPSFKGQVKVLFKIDEGTDLNLLDNNFKLIITNQFLDFCHWSQKWDKVIYEPPFSPDELKFRVAHSENMNVYLLWNEQDLKVNDDMLKIMFPNKLFLEGLMNRIYGFSPHQRIDYKELMGDLNLAAESASINKLKIGLDILRELKVVYFKNGAFFLNTHDSKVDLENSACFKEGQLELSAQLQFKKFVSIADFESEVG is encoded by the coding sequence ATGTTTTTGATCCCTAAAGAATGGGAATTTGTTGAGCCAGATGGGGATTTATGCAAGCATTTGAGCCACGAACTCAATATACCAAGCATAGTTGCCCAAATATTAATCAATAGAGGAATAAAAACAATTGCAGAAGCACAAAAACTTTTTTATCCTGCTTTTACAGACTTAACAACTCCCGATCAGCTACCGGATATGCAAAAAGCTGTTAAAAGAATAAATACTGCAATAAAACAAAGAAAAAGAATTATAGTCTATGGGGACTACGATGTAGACGGAATTACCAGTACAGCCTTAATGGTTACTACTTTACATAGCTTGGGGGGAAATGTTGATTATTATATTCCAAATCGCCTAAAGGAAGGATACGGATTAAATACAACTGCTTTACAAAAAATTAAGAATGCAAAAGCTGATTTAGTTATAACAGTGGATTGCGGAATAACTTCAATTGATGAAGTGGATTTTGCTAAAAAAATTGGTTTAGATATTATAATAACTGATCACCACGAGCCAGGCTCTGAAATACCTTCAGCTTTTGCAGTAATAAATCCGAAGCTAAGCAATGTGGACTCTATTCAGCATTTAGCGGGAGTAGGTGTTGCATTTAAATTATCCCAAGCACTTTACATGTCTGTAGATTTATCGCCAAATGTTAATTCAGATTGTTTTGCTGAGAGTATTTTGGATCTTGCAACTTTAGGTACCATAGCAGATTTAGTACCTTTAACTGGTGATAATAGAATTATAGTAAAATATGGTTTACCTCTTTTATCTTCGTCTAAAAGGCCGGGGTTAAGGGCTTTGATTGAAGTAGTTGGTTTGATAGGAAAAAAAATAACTACAAATCAGGTAGCATTTAATTTAGCTCCTAAACTCAATGCTGCGGGGCGCTTAGGAAGTGCAGAACCAGCTCTTGAACTATTACTTACGGAATCGGAGCAAAGAGCCAAAGAACTAGCAGTAAAACTAAATCGAAAAAATGAAGAAAGACAGTTAATAGAGTCCCAAATTTATAATGAAGCATGTTCTAAAATTGAAGAGGAAGTTGATTTTTCTAAACATAAAGTTATTGTTTTAGCATCTCCTTTTTGGCATCAAGGTATTATTGGTATAGTTGCTTCAAAAATTGTTGAGCGTTTTTACAGGCCTGTTATTTTATTAAGTATTGAAGGTGATAAAGCTAGGGGCTCCGGCCGGAGTATTAAGGGTTTTGACCTTTATAATGCGCTTAAATTCTGCGAAGATTTTTTGTTAAAATATGGTGGTCATAACCAAGCAGCTGGCATGTCTTTGATGGTTAGGGATATAAGGGCTTTTACAAATGCAATTAATAAGTATGCAGAAGAAAAAATTACAGAGGAAATGCTTCAACCAATTTTAAAAATAGATAGTTCAATAAGCTTAGAAGATATTGATTATGGGTTATTTGAACACCTGGAAAAACTAGCGCCATTTGGCTTTGGCAATCCTGAACCTGTATTATGTTGTAGTCAGGTGCAACTTGGAAACTGGAAAAGAGTAGGGAAAAACAATAATCATTTAAAAACTAAAGTTTTTCAAAATAACAAGGAATTTGATGCTATTGGGTTTAATCTTGCAGCTAAAATAAACAACTTTGATTCCCATATTAAAATGTCAACAGATATTGCCTTCGTCTTAGAACAAAACGAATGGAATGGGAATATAAATTTACAGTTAAATTTAAAAGATTTAGAGATAATTAACAATAATTGTGGATTTTATTCAATATTAGGGAGAAATTATCAAAATCTACTTGATAGATTGCTTAAAAGTATGCAAAATAGTGATTTTTTTATTATAAAAACGCCTCTAAGGAGAATGAACACGGGGTATTATGATTTCTTTGAAAGCTTTTTGCAAAATAAGGGTCTTCTTACTATGAGTATTGATAGTAGGCATTTTAGTTTAGAACATGACTATTCAAAATATAAGGTTATCTTTATGACTAATGTTTTCTGGCAAAAATATGGGGCTTATTTTTACAACTCAAATTCAAGGATTATTGATCTAAATGATATATTAGAGTGTGATCTTAAGGCAGCAAATGTTATTGATAGTAGGGGCATAAATAAATTAACAATGTTGGAAAAACTATTTTTAACAGGGCGTAGTCTGATAGTTTATCTTAATTATAAAAAGAATGCGCTGGAATTAGAAAATTATTTTACACAAAGATACCCTAGTTTTAAGGGACAAGTAAAAGTACTATTTAAAATAGATGAAGGCACGGATCTAAATTTACTGGATAATAATTTTAAACTAATAATAACTAACCAATTCTTGGATTTTTGTCATTGGTCTCAGAAGTGGGATAAGGTGATATATGAACCGCCATTTAGTCCGGATGAACTAAAATTTAGAGTTGCTCATAGTGAAAACATGAATGTATATTTATTATGGAATGAGCAGGATTTAAAAGTAAATGATGATATGTTGAAAATTATGTTTCCGAATAAGTTGTTTTTAGAAGGGCTTATGAATAGAATTTATGGATTTTCGCCCCATCAGAGGATAGATTATAAAGAGCTGATGGGAGATTTAAATTTAGCTGCAGAAAGCGCTTCCATAAATAAGCTTAAAATAGGTTTGGATATACTTAGGGAACTAAAAGTAGTATACTTTAAAAATGGGGCATTTTTTTTAAATACACATGACTCCAAAGTAGATCTTGAAAATTCTGCTTGCTTTAAAGAAGGACAATTAGAACTAAGTGCTCAACTACAATTTAAAAAATTTGTATCTATTGCTGATTTTGAAAGTGAGGTAGGGTAA
- the aspS gene encoding aspartate--tRNA ligase — protein MLNKVEPMNEITRTHRCGQLNLKNINEEVVIMGWVHKRRDHGGLIFIDLRDRYGVVQVVVNPELSIEAFKKAEEVRSEYVLAVRGKVFSRPEGTINQNLVTGEIEIYAEELRILNRAKTPPFSIEENIEVDELVRLRYRYLDLRRTDMQEALKLRHKTTKAMRDFLDQNDFLEIETPMLTKSSPEGARDYLVPSRVHPGEFFALPQSPQLFKQILMVAGMDRYFQIVRCFRDEDLRADRQPEFTQLDMEMSFMHRDQILELVEKMIGYIFEKALGIKVPESFPRIGYKEAMDRFGSDKPDLRFGLELNDVSTIVAQSGFKVFSDAIASGGQVKGINAKGCAHYSRRDIDELMKLTAVYGAKGLAWIELTSEGLKSPIAKFFTDEELEKIIAQMEAETGDLLLFVADTPAIVADALGHLRLEFGKRLNLIDNTEFNLCWLVDFPLLEWDAEEKRYVAIHHPFTAPVMEDLPLLDSEPAKVRAQAYDLILNGVELGGGSIRIHRRDIQEKMFSLIGLSPEEANDKFGYLLEAFEYGTPPHGGIAFGLDRMIMLMSGKDTIRDVIAFPKTQSATDLMTKAPSAVADKQLKELHIKLNVLGKKVVL, from the coding sequence ATGCTTAATAAAGTTGAACCAATGAATGAAATAACTAGAACCCATCGATGTGGTCAATTAAATCTAAAAAATATAAATGAAGAAGTTGTGATAATGGGTTGGGTCCATAAGCGTCGTGATCATGGTGGCCTGATTTTTATAGATTTAAGAGACCGTTATGGAGTTGTACAAGTAGTTGTAAATCCGGAATTATCTATCGAAGCTTTTAAAAAGGCAGAAGAAGTTCGCAGCGAGTATGTATTGGCCGTTCGTGGAAAAGTATTTTCTCGGCCGGAAGGAACAATTAATCAAAACTTAGTTACTGGTGAGATAGAAATATATGCTGAAGAACTTAGAATTTTAAATAGGGCTAAAACACCTCCCTTTAGTATTGAGGAAAATATTGAAGTTGATGAATTAGTTCGCTTACGTTATCGGTATCTAGACTTACGCCGCACAGATATGCAAGAGGCTCTTAAGCTAAGACATAAAACAACCAAGGCAATGCGCGATTTCCTAGATCAAAATGATTTTTTAGAAATTGAAACTCCAATGTTAACCAAGAGCTCTCCTGAAGGTGCACGGGATTATTTGGTTCCCAGTAGGGTACATCCTGGAGAATTTTTCGCATTACCTCAATCGCCACAATTATTCAAGCAAATTTTAATGGTTGCAGGAATGGATCGCTATTTTCAAATTGTACGTTGCTTTCGCGACGAAGATTTACGGGCTGACAGACAGCCTGAGTTTACTCAATTAGACATGGAAATGTCTTTTATGCATCGGGATCAGATTTTAGAACTGGTTGAGAAAATGATAGGATACATTTTTGAAAAAGCTTTAGGAATAAAAGTACCAGAGTCCTTTCCGAGAATAGGTTATAAAGAGGCTATGGATAGGTTTGGTTCGGACAAACCAGATTTAAGATTCGGTTTAGAATTAAATGATGTATCAACAATTGTTGCACAATCTGGATTTAAGGTTTTTAGTGATGCCATTGCTTCTGGTGGGCAAGTAAAGGGAATAAATGCTAAAGGGTGTGCTCATTACTCCAGGAGAGATATAGATGAACTGATGAAGTTAACTGCAGTATATGGAGCGAAAGGTTTAGCTTGGATAGAATTAACTTCTGAGGGGCTTAAATCTCCAATAGCAAAATTCTTTACGGATGAGGAATTAGAAAAAATAATAGCTCAGATGGAAGCTGAAACAGGAGATTTGTTACTATTTGTAGCAGACACACCTGCTATTGTAGCAGATGCTCTCGGACATTTACGCTTAGAGTTTGGTAAGCGTTTGAATTTAATAGATAATACAGAATTTAATTTATGTTGGTTAGTTGACTTCCCACTTTTGGAGTGGGATGCTGAAGAGAAAAGATATGTTGCTATTCATCATCCGTTTACGGCTCCAGTTATGGAAGATTTACCACTTTTAGATTCTGAACCTGCAAAGGTGAGAGCCCAAGCATATGATTTAATACTAAACGGAGTAGAATTAGGTGGGGGAAGTATTAGGATCCATAGGAGAGATATTCAGGAAAAAATGTTTAGTTTAATTGGGCTAAGCCCAGAAGAAGCTAATGATAAATTTGGTTACCTTCTAGAAGCCTTTGAATATGGGACTCCACCTCACGGAGGAATTGCATTCGGGCTAGATAGAATGATAATGTTAATGAGCGGCAAAGATACTATAAGGGATGTTATTGCTTTTCCTAAAACACAAAGTGCTACCGATTTAATGACTAAGGCACCATCGGCTGTAGCTGACAAACAGCTGAAAGAATTACATATTAAACTTAATGTTCTAGGTAAAAAAGTAGTTTTATAG
- the hisS gene encoding histidine--tRNA ligase: MLTTRPRGTNDILPGDVEHWRYLESVVHNLCSMYNYHEIRTPIFEHTELFARGVGNTTDIVEKEMYSFQDRGERNITLRPEGTAPTVRAFLENKIYSGPQPTKFYYMGPMFRYGRPQAGRFRQFHQFGVEVLGSQDPSLDAEVIALAMDYYKRLELKGLELHINSVGCPECRSVHKEKLKEFLQPNIDLLCSTCRQRYEKNPLRIFDCKSEDCQKLIDKAPTITDCLCEDCSEHFFKLQSYLKALNIDFILDSRLVRGLDYYTKTAFEVMVQGIGAQSSIGGGGRYDHLVEICGGSPTPGIGFAVGLERILLTMEQQGLLNHSVKKKGTFIATTASGQEIVAVKLLHQLRNLGISAEKDYLGRSLKAQLKYAYKLDYEFVLILGEEELTRGCVVLKTMETGQQKEIKLENVSTYIVNVNGGNENA, translated from the coding sequence ATGCTTACCACACGTCCTAGAGGAACAAATGATATTTTACCTGGTGATGTTGAGCATTGGCGTTACCTAGAAAGTGTTGTCCATAATTTATGCAGTATGTATAACTATCATGAAATTAGAACTCCAATATTTGAGCATACGGAGCTTTTTGCTCGGGGAGTTGGAAATACAACTGATATTGTAGAAAAAGAGATGTATAGTTTTCAGGATCGTGGAGAAAGGAATATTACTTTAAGACCGGAAGGAACTGCTCCAACTGTGAGGGCATTTTTAGAAAATAAAATTTATTCCGGCCCACAACCAACTAAATTCTATTACATGGGTCCAATGTTTCGTTATGGACGTCCTCAAGCCGGTAGATTTAGACAATTCCACCAATTTGGTGTGGAAGTTCTTGGCTCTCAGGATCCTAGTCTAGATGCAGAAGTTATTGCTTTAGCTATGGATTATTACAAACGTTTAGAATTAAAAGGTTTGGAGTTACATATAAATAGCGTTGGCTGTCCAGAATGTAGATCTGTACATAAAGAAAAGTTAAAAGAATTTTTACAACCAAACATTGATCTTTTATGCTCTACATGTCGACAGCGCTATGAAAAAAATCCATTAAGAATTTTTGACTGTAAAAGCGAAGACTGTCAAAAATTAATTGACAAAGCCCCGACTATTACAGATTGCTTATGCGAAGACTGTTCTGAGCATTTTTTTAAGCTGCAAAGTTATTTAAAAGCATTAAATATAGATTTTATTCTAGACTCAAGGTTGGTTAGGGGGCTGGATTATTATACTAAAACTGCCTTTGAAGTAATGGTACAAGGAATTGGAGCCCAAAGTTCCATTGGAGGCGGTGGTAGGTATGATCATTTAGTAGAAATATGTGGCGGTTCGCCTACTCCGGGGATTGGTTTTGCTGTTGGTTTAGAAAGAATACTACTTACTATGGAACAGCAAGGATTACTAAACCATTCTGTTAAAAAGAAAGGTACTTTTATTGCAACAACAGCTTCAGGTCAAGAAATTGTGGCAGTGAAATTATTGCACCAATTAAGAAATTTAGGTATTAGTGCTGAAAAAGATTACTTAGGGCGCAGTTTAAAAGCACAATTAAAATATGCTTATAAGTTAGACTATGAATTTGTTCTTATCTTGGGCGAAGAAGAGCTTACAAGAGGTTGTGTAGTGCTTAAAACAATGGAAACAGGTCAGCAAAAGGAAATCAAGTTGGAAAATGTAAGTACTTATATAGTGAATGTTAATGGGGGAAACGAGAATGCTTAA
- a CDS encoding MBL fold metallo-hydrolase: MFFKSIKVGPIATNCYILGCQVTKEAAVIDPGFDSDVILQCIDEEDLHVKYIINTHGHADHVGANAEIKKVTGAEILIYEDDRSFLLDPSKNLSIYMGMEITGPPADKILQEGDIINIGKTINLEVLHTPGHTPGGISLKGDTFIMTGDTLFAGSIGRTDLPGGSYESLLEGIKNKLLPLKEDYIIYPGHGQSTTLQKERTSNQFIFDLL; encoded by the coding sequence TTGTTTTTTAAATCTATTAAGGTTGGGCCCATCGCGACCAATTGTTACATACTTGGCTGTCAGGTTACCAAGGAAGCAGCAGTAATAGATCCTGGTTTTGACAGCGATGTTATCTTACAATGCATAGATGAAGAAGATTTGCACGTGAAGTATATAATTAATACTCATGGTCATGCCGATCACGTAGGTGCTAATGCAGAAATAAAGAAAGTTACAGGAGCTGAAATTTTAATTTACGAGGATGACCGAAGTTTTTTGCTTGATCCCAGCAAGAATCTTTCCATATATATGGGAATGGAAATTACAGGCCCCCCTGCGGACAAAATACTGCAAGAGGGAGATATCATTAATATAGGAAAAACTATTAATTTAGAAGTATTGCACACACCTGGTCATACCCCTGGAGGTATAAGTCTTAAAGGAGATACCTTTATTATGACAGGAGATACCCTTTTTGCTGGTTCTATTGGAAGAACAGATTTGCCTGGTGGTTCTTATGAGAGCCTCTTGGAAGGAATTAAGAATAAACTTTTGCCACTGAAGGAAGATTATATTATTTACCCTGGTCATGGTCAAAGCACAACTTTACAGAAAGAAAGAACCAGCAATCAATTTATATTTGATTTACTATAA
- a CDS encoding adenine phosphoribosyltransferase, with the protein MDLAAKVRVIPDFPKKGISFKDITTLLRDGEAFKYAIDKLADKCKEKRIDLIVGPEARGFMIGAPLAYALGVGFIPIRKPGKLPGETLYGEYELEYGTDRLEMHIDAIKHGHNVLIVDDLLATGGTISTTLKLIEKSGGKVVGAAFLIELTELKGRSLLEGYDVISLIQYPY; encoded by the coding sequence ATGGATTTAGCAGCCAAGGTAAGGGTAATACCTGATTTTCCGAAAAAAGGGATTAGTTTTAAGGATATCACGACATTATTAAGAGATGGTGAAGCTTTTAAATATGCTATTGATAAGCTTGCAGATAAATGTAAAGAAAAAAGAATAGATTTAATCGTTGGTCCCGAAGCTAGGGGATTTATGATAGGAGCTCCTTTAGCTTATGCTTTAGGGGTAGGATTTATTCCTATCCGTAAGCCAGGTAAATTGCCGGGAGAAACTTTGTATGGAGAATATGAATTAGAGTATGGGACTGATAGACTAGAAATGCATATTGACGCTATAAAGCATGGTCATAATGTTTTAATTGTTGATGACTTACTAGCTACAGGAGGCACTATCTCAACTACTTTGAAACTAATTGAAAAATCTGGTGGGAAAGTAGTTGGTGCTGCATTTTTAATTGAACTAACAGAGCTTAAAGGTCGAAGCCTTTTAGAAGGTTACGATGTAATTTCTTTAATACAGTATCCATATTAA
- the dtd gene encoding D-aminoacyl-tRNA deacylase, with translation MRAVIQRVTKGKVSVQDEIVGQIGKGYVILLGIESSDSVDDVVYLTNKVVNLRIFSDQEGKMNLSIRDVQGEILVISQFTLLGDCRKGRRPSFGQAAPPQMADELYRHFVQSLKSESLKVETGCFQTDMLVEIYNDGPVTMLLDSKKVF, from the coding sequence ATGCGCGCTGTAATTCAAAGGGTTACTAAAGGAAAGGTAAGTGTACAAGACGAAATCGTTGGTCAAATTGGGAAAGGATATGTTATTCTCCTGGGAATAGAAAGTTCAGATTCAGTTGATGATGTAGTGTATTTAACTAATAAGGTTGTTAATTTACGTATTTTTTCGGATCAGGAAGGTAAAATGAATCTATCCATACGCGATGTTCAAGGTGAAATACTGGTCATTTCCCAATTTACTCTTCTTGGCGATTGTAGGAAAGGTCGCAGACCCAGCTTCGGACAAGCAGCTCCGCCTCAGATGGCAGACGAATTATATCGGCATTTTGTACAATCTTTGAAAAGCGAAAGCTTAAAAGTTGAGACAGGTTGTTTTCAAACGGATATGTTAGTGGAAATATATAATGATGGACCTGTTACAATGCTTTTGGATAGCAAAAAGGTATTTTGA